The Vicia villosa cultivar HV-30 ecotype Madison, WI unplaced genomic scaffold, Vvil1.0 ctg.002290F_1_1, whole genome shotgun sequence genomic sequence AGCTATGACAACCACATGCTGGGTATAATGCTCTAGGGTTAACATCTAATAATTTTCTTTGTACACCTTGATATTTACCTTTCATGTTTGATCCATTATCATATCCTAGTCCTCTCACATTATTAATATCTAGACCAAAAGTTTCTAATACATTTTATAATTCTTCAAACAATCCTTGACTTGTTGTGtcatagactttaaaaaattctACAAAACACTCTTCAATTTTATTGGATTTGTAGAAACATTCACACAACGTATAATGAACGTATAATGAGAGTCATTTGTTCTTGATGACTTACATCAGGAGTAcaatcaaaaatcacaaaaaaatattttgcttctttgatttttttCGACTATTGCACTTTTGACTTCATTACCTAACATGTTAATCAATTCATTTTGAATCCTATAACTAAGATAATGATAATGAATTTCATTATTCTTAATACGTTCAAAATGTTTTTGTAAGACAGGATCCCATTCTGCAATCATTTCAACAAGAGGACGAAAGTTTCTAGTTTTTTTCTACATTAATCCTCTCATTTTTTGCACGAAATgctaaattttctataaaatattctctataccattatttttattttaattcctaaattaaaatatttagttGTTAAGATTatggatatattaattgattttattttaggggaattaattgattttattttactctatattttattcatgggaaattacattcttttacTAATTTGACTTTGTAGTGCTTCTATAATTTTGTTAaccgatatttttttaaaaaaattttaaaaagtagttttataatataaaattctcttttaatacATATAGgggttaaaaaaaaaatttggtgcccctaaaattttGGGGtcctgggctcccgccccgcgagcccgtgctcagggccacccctgagTAGAGTAGCTTCTTTTCCTTCTAAAACTCAAAAATTTGATTGCTCTCCATTTTCAAAATGGAAACAGCAGTTCCATGAATGATTCTAATGGAAACATAACTTCGTTATTTATATGTATCGTTCCGTTTCCTCCATTCTCCCTCCGCTTACTATTGTCGACTCTCAACCTCAAATATTTTCAACCATCTGAGTCGTCGTGTGTCATCGGAGAAGCCAATGCTTAGGCATTTCTCCAAGAAAGGCTTATTAATGCCAATGAATCTAGCATATAACCTAAATCCTTActtgaattttttcttatactacTAAATTTCTGTAACACATTTTTCTTTTGCGATAACATATGATATAGAATTTTAatgtaaataaaatcaaattaatattagtttaatggTTCTATATCTTTTTTATTCAACCTTAAAGTTAATCTAAAAATACATTATACCAGTcccttaattattaaaataaattagttaatcTTTTTCATCCATTACACAattgtttttgaattattttttttcgTTAATTAGACAAAtatgattaatattaaatattttgaagaaCCGAGAGAccaatgtaatatttttttaatgtcaGAGAATCAAAATAAATGTTGAAGTTAAtatagaagggaaataaattattaaattttattttattttatttttctccttctttctttgtttttttatcaACTTTTAATTTATATAGAAAAATCATTTTACAgcgaattatatatatatatatatatatatatatatatatatatatatatatatatatatatatatatatatatatatatatatatatatatatatatatatataattataaagttGATAAATCATAATCAAATGATATATTTACCTCTCAGTTTTATATGTGAGGAGCAAAGTGTTACGAGTAGAGTCGGAGTAGTGATATTTTAATGACACCCAAAAATATCGGGTGCAAAAGTCGAAGTATGAGCATGTACTTGTGGTTGACCATTGGGTCGTGACAATTGGCCTCTTTCttgttcatttgttttttttaacttcaaataaaactaaataaacaaTAGTAAGTGTCAcagttaaaaaaatgaaaaacatataaaATGAGTAAGTACTTCATTAGCGAGGGCCAAATATACATGCAAAACGAGGAGGAATTAAAACAAAGGGTTAAACATATTTTTGTCCCCTGTTATTTGAGGCGAATCTCAAAAACAACCTTGTAAAAAGAAACACAGATTTCATCCCTGTAATATGCAGATTCTCACATTTTAAACCTTTAGGGAATTTGGTTACTTAATTTGCTAAGTTGTCATTGTCATGTAAGCATTTTTAGTATAACCCATGCTTAGGTGTAATTTATtccaattatttttattattgaatcCAATTAAGTAAATTTCTTTATTTCCTTTATGTAATTAAAATCAAAAGGCATACAATCACACTCATTCACCCCCTGAAAACCTAATTAAGAAAACACGAAGCTTCTTCTTCGTCGCTGAAGCTTATTCTTCGTCGCCTCTTCCAAGCTAACGAATCCACCATTGTCAAGTTGCTGAAGCTTTGTTAGGTACGTTATTCTTTAATTTCACTTAGGCTAACATCGTTTTTCATAAACCTTAAAATGTGTTTTTCATTTGTAGGAATGACACTATTCAACTTAAGCTTTCACCATGATGGTCAGTTTGTACGTgatagttttgtttttttatagagGATGAACTGAAACTATTGTTAGTGAGCAAGATTTAGACACCTGGTCATACTACAAAGCTATGAGTTTAGTTTTCGAATGTGGTTTCGACTGTAGTGGAATCCAAATGTGGAGGAAAATAGAAGGTATTGATGAAAACTTCTTTCACGTCACTGATGATGTTCATGTTACAGCAATTGCAAATCATGCTATTATGAACAATGTTGAGGGACATATTTGGCTTGAGCATTTTGTTGGTGACAACACAAAGAGGGCTGAGATTCCGAATATAGTTGAACTTGATGTTGATGAAGCGAGTGAAGATGAAGAATCTGTAGGAATAGGATCTAGGGACAGCGAGAAAGAAAGAGTGAATGATGACAACGAAGGATTTATGGTTGTGGAGGTTGAGAAACTGGATGAAGGTAATAGGGTTGAAGTTGGTGGTAAGAAGCTAAGGTACAAGTTAAGATCTAGGAAGGATCAACCAACTTTAAAGTCTCCAAAAAACTGAAGTTTCGTGTTCCTGCAAGGTTCATGGAAGGCAAACCTAGTTCATCAAAGGTGGTAGAGCAAGATGGAGATTATGAAAGTGAAGAGCTTGGCAGTTCTGATCCAGATGTTAGTGGCAATGAAAAGATGCCTAAGTATGAGAAGTTTATAGGAGATTTACTCAACAAAGACTATGAGTTCAAGCTAGGTATGGAGTTTAACTCTCTTGTTGAATTTAAGGATGCCATAAGAGAATGGTCTATTTTAAATGGTAGAGAGATTACgtttgtgaaaaatgaaagtaatAGGGTAAGGGTTGCATGTAGGGGTAAATGTGTTTTTTTAGCCCTTTGTAGTACAGTTTGTGACAAACACACTTTCCAATTAAAGACTTGGGTGGGGACCCATACATGTGCTAGGGTTTTGAATAACAAGTCAGCAAATTCTAAGTGGGTGTCTAAGGTTGTTGTAGAAAAGAGGCAGCATAATGGCAAGGTCAAAGTTTCAAATCTAATGGCAGAACTTAGGAGCAAATACTCAGTTGGGATTTCTAAGGAAAGGGCATGGAGAGCCAAACACATAGCTGGAGAAATTATTGAAGGTGACTCATATAAGTAATATTCCATGTTATATAGTTATGTTGCAGAGCTTAAGAAACAAAATGATGGCAACACTGCAAAGATCAATGTGGAGAGGCCAATTCCAACACTTCCACCAAGGTTTGGTAGTTTCTACTTTTGTTTTGATGGCTGTAAGAAGGGGTTCCTTCATGGTTGCAGACCATTTATTGGTGTAGATGGCTGTCATTTGAAGACAAAGTATGGTGGCCAACTACTTATTGTTATGGCTAGAGATCCAAATGATCAGTACTTTTCTCTAGCATTTGGTGTTGTGGAGACATAGACAAAGGAAAGCTGGAGATGGTTCATGCAACTCCTTATGGAAGATATTGGGCTTGAAAAGAAATATGTTTTCATATCTGACCAACAAAATGTATGACTTTACTTATTCATATGTGATTGATTGAGTCTCTTTTTGAGTCTATGTGATTGTTACTTAATTTTTGTTGTCATTATCGTAGGGACTAGTGGCTGTATTTAAAGAGATGTTTGAGTCAATCGAGCATAGAATATGTTTAAGGCATATGTATGCCAACTTCAAAAAGAAATTTGGGGGAGACAGTGCAATAAGGGATCTAATGATGGGAGCAGCAAAAGCAACATACCTACCGGCTTGGGAGAAAAAGATGTATGAGTTGAGGCTACTTGATACAAAGGCTTGGGAATGGCTAGTGGGTGTTCCCATAAAACTatggtgtaagcatgcttttaGTTATTATCCAAAATATGATGTACTGATGAATAACCTTAGTGAGTCTTTCAATAGTACCATATTGTAGGCTAAAGATAACCCTATCATCACAATGTGTGAATGGATTAGGAATTATCTCATGAATAGGGTAGCTGTTAGTTTAACCAAGTTAGATAGATGGAAACATAAGATCATGCCTATGCCTAGGAAAAGATTGGACAAGGAAGTTGTAATGAGTGGTAATTGGATTCCTACTTGGTGTCAAAACATGGTTTGGCAGGTTAGCCACACATTTGATGGTCATCAATTCATTGTTGATCTTAGCAAAAAAACATGTACTTGTTGTTTTTGGGAACTTGTAGGGATTCCATGTAGGCATGCCATAGCTGCTATGAGTTATCAGAAATTAGATCCAGAAACATTTGTGGATGGCTGTTATAGTAGGGAAACATATACTAAATGTTATTCAAATAGTGTGAGTCCCACAAATGGAATGGATATGTGGCCTAGTGTTGAAGTTGGGGATATGCTTCCACCCACATATAAGAAAGGTCCGGGAAGACCAAGAAAACTTAGGATTATAGAGCATGATGAAAATGGATCTAGAATGGGAAGTCCTGGTGTGAATTACAGGTGTACTAAGTGTGATAGCATAGGACATAACTCAAGAAAATGTCAGAGTCAAGAACAAAATCCAGCAGCATTAATGAGAAAGGTCAATACTTAATttaatatgttgattgttgtttatgtttttaattatgGCATACATTAATAGTATTTGttgattgttgtttatgtttttaattatgGCATACATTAATAGTATTTGttgattgttgtttatgtttttgaTTGCTTAGAGGAAAACACCAAGGAAAGCTCCAAGTAAAACACCAAGGAAATCCCCTACTACTGATGATGTTCTTGCCCCTGCTACTGATGATGTTCCTGCCCCTCCTACTGACGATGCtacttgttataccccaaaatttgcccgcatctttttcagaaagaaggcagcagacttctgtctaaaaaaattgggagtttcatataatcttggattttatttcataaatatcctgattttatgaatactcggtttttagaatatttcttatacggtattttggttcgctgttgaatttattcttacacaaacgccaagtactgtttatcacttcacacacgctgtttatttgagatttatttgcagataaataatactgatgtaattggtacaaaattaaatttttgcaggcgcaaagtccggggattcagagtgtactggtaacaattaatttattatttgttttgtttcccactaatttttgtactatattattatttttaaatctcttcctttattttcaaatctcaaatcaaatcctaactttattctatacatctctcttttcaaaccctaccatacactttctttcaaatcctactaccactcaatttttccttttttatacagtatcacttcattccccaacgtctctatccttcttttcactctataaatacccctcattttttccataaattctcacatcaaatttcactcatttcccaaatttctacctcataattattttctcttcttccccggcaaaaatggcaaagtggatggatacgttttttcttatggtcatcattgttttggtggtgatcatgtcctttttctgtctgcatagtcctgaaaaatgcggacctggaatgtttacactcccgtgcatctatatgctgttatttatagcatgggtttttaatcgtcatttttaaagtttgtcgtatctttcgctttcaaataatgtaccgttcattttatttgtcgtactgttcgttatattatgtaatatttgtactgtcagtattaaatgtcattttatctgtcgtactgtagtttaattatcaagataatattatgtgtgtttattgctagttaaatatttattttttctgtgcattaaatatttttcaagattattatcggtaatttcgttcgcgtacggtatattttatttatttattatgtttgtgtttttctaacaactcatgtaaataaattttcaccattaacacaacaaaaaaagaaaaaaagaaaaataactttaactgttaagtttacactttaactgttacgttaatgctcGAACatccagttaacagtcaaacccgctgacagcaaaattctccgtgtttgtaccatcattcaaatcaatcttttgaattttaaaattccaagatttttgttctagaagtcttctgataatcacatgatcaacaaAGACTAAACACtgtacaaaaatcaggtacgcttaacaactcctacacaaacagtccctaactagggtttttgttttttttcaggagaacaagttttttgagacctcaaatggatttcatggatctccatatgtctcaaagtaccctcagacaaattttcaaacttcgattcgctcagacgcacaggcagcaactcaaacagtcaacagacgactagtttgaccgaaaagtcaacagacagtcaaaaatgaaattttttgtcaacatccatattttgtcaaaagattcatcatttgatcgatggttgatcataattcatcgagaaaagatcagaaatcaacaaaaccctaagtttcaaaattagggttttctcctaaaaaggtaactgaactttgaccggccataactctctcctcgttcattcaaaaaattccaaccaaagcttgttttgaaggaaatttaattatatttcaaatgaaattgatcccatggtcattggattcaccatttgaaaaatatgtgcaaggacattacaggtcattttcaaagtcaacaaaaagtggttttttgtcaaaggccgtaacatcaagataacttctccaaatgcaaaaaaaccgaggacgagagaactggcgactctgctggggaattcaaaaacaaaatgttttcaaaaggggttaccttagagtttagatcacttcgatgttttcaattgcgtgtcttgtttgctctatttttcaaaggtttgtttgggtatttacttgtgtgaaagattctagcacgaatctcgagataccttaagtatgtgacaatagaccaaggaaactgtacggcatgtaccgatacggttgatctggtagtcaccgttagtgcgacactttggtctgtactgatatcccttgaaaacgatcaaggagtatgttaggcttccgaaatgtcattaagcactaatttgccttagaacctttagttgaacttgacttgtggcctattaagtgactggcttt encodes the following:
- the LOC131638355 gene encoding uncharacterized protein LOC131638355 yields the protein MEGKPSSSKVVEQDGDYESEELGSSDPDVSGNEKMPKYEKFIGDLLNKDYEFKLGMEFNSLVEFKDAIREWSILNGREITFVKNESNRVRVACRGKCVFLALCSTVCDKHTFQLKTWVGTHTCARVLNNKSANSKWVSKVVVEKRQHNGKVKVSNLMAELRSKYSVGISKERAWRAKHIAGEIIEELKKQNDGNTAKINVERPIPTLPPRFGSFYFCFDGCKKGFLHGCRPFIGVDGCHLKTKYGGQLLIVMARDPNDQYFSLAFGVVET
- the LOC131638356 gene encoding uncharacterized protein LOC131638356, coding for MEDIGLEKKYVFISDQQNGLVAVFKEMFESIEHRICLRHMYANFKKKFGGDSAIRDLMMGAAKATYLPAWEKKMYELRLLDTKAWEWLAKDNPIITMCEWIRNYLMNRVAVSLTKLDRWKHKIMPMPRKRLDKEVVMSGNWIPTWCQNMVWQVSHTFDGHQFIVDLSKKTCTCCFWELVGIPCRHAIAAMSYQKLDPETFVDGCYSRETYTKCYSNSVSPTNGMDMWPSVEVGDMLPPTYKKGPGRPRKLRIIEHDENGSRMGSPGVNYRCTKCDSIGHNSRKCQSQEQNPAALMRKVNT